The Papaver somniferum cultivar HN1 chromosome 3, ASM357369v1, whole genome shotgun sequence genome includes a region encoding these proteins:
- the LOC113360000 gene encoding endoplasmin homolog, protein MHISMSHLAGFLVFGLIGTSQVSDEGDVEFKAVLFVPPKAPHDLYGSYYNANKSNLKLYVRRVFISDGFDDLLPKYLNFLMGNTLGSWLKMDSSAANQTTFTLHIMHGE, encoded by the exons atgcatattagcatgt CTCATTTGGCTGGATTTTTGGTGTTTGGTCTGATTGGAACAAGTCAAGTTAGTGATGAAGGTGATGTTGAGTTCAAGGCTGTTCTTTTTGTTCCTCCAAAGGCTCCTCATGATCTGTATGGGAGTTACTACAATGCTAACAAGTCCAACTTGAAGTTATACGTCAGACGTGTCTTCATCTCAGATGGATTCGATGATCTTCTGCCCAAGTACCTGAACTTTTTGATG GGAAACACATTAGGAAGTTGGTTAAAGATGGATTCATCAGCTGCAAACCAAACCACATTCACTCTCCATATCATGCACGGAGAATGA
- the LOC113361646 gene encoding uncharacterized protein LOC113361646: MAITWLFLLILLQQLHPSRSVEGRIEKIIYVGRNLFWLLMWKIIKDFDTTSSPMDETKACGLQFELKNITDKVIGGDAIHGQQADLVNDYDILQSTIFLTCKIKTSISLFHAT, from the exons ATGGCTATTACATG GTTGTTTCTTCTGATCttgcttcaacaacttcatccatCCAGATCCGTAGAAGGAAGAATAGAGAAGATAATTTATGTTGGGCGAAATCTTTTTTGGTTACTCATGTGGAAGATTATTAAGGATTTTGATACAACTTCTTCTCCGATGGATGAAACAAAGGCATGTGGTTTGCAATTTGAATTGAAGAACATTACAGACAAGGTAATTGGGGGTGATGCAATCCACGGTCAACAAGCCGATTTGGTGAATGATTATGATATTCTTCAGAGCACTATATTTCTCACTTGTAAGATCAAAACCTCTATTAGTCTCTTCCATGCTACCTGA